The following are encoded together in the Desulfobotulus pelophilus genome:
- a CDS encoding poly(R)-hydroxyalkanoic acid synthase subunit PhaE has translation MTGQHRADFSSFFPFSFPDAKLPFEFMDAMREQIIGFGEMWKTNDLTALTFYEKTSKEMDALFLSMKSQGFHGIDTQGFNAIRNLSKTLLMDPFRIPRLGLIREHQERMDTVLDRMAAFQVNLLEFLYYMGIPVEKTLQQAGKDILELIQEGNFQQLSKVYEKTVGDLEKAYHEQFHSGHYTRALANVITTLGHLKTTLKEISHEAGRYLGFPSETSMEALYMDVYTMKKEIAEIKEICSKNPVIQAETSQNG, from the coding sequence ATGACAGGGCAACATCGAGCTGATTTTTCATCATTTTTCCCCTTTTCCTTTCCGGACGCAAAACTCCCCTTCGAGTTCATGGATGCCATGCGGGAGCAGATCATCGGCTTTGGAGAAATGTGGAAAACAAATGATCTTACGGCACTCACGTTCTACGAAAAAACAAGCAAGGAAATGGATGCTCTCTTTCTTTCCATGAAAAGCCAAGGTTTTCATGGAATAGACACCCAAGGATTCAATGCCATCCGCAACCTCAGCAAAACACTGCTGATGGACCCTTTTCGAATCCCGAGGCTGGGACTGATTCGGGAACATCAGGAACGAATGGATACGGTTCTGGATCGCATGGCTGCCTTTCAGGTTAACCTGCTTGAGTTTCTGTATTATATGGGGATTCCCGTAGAAAAAACACTTCAGCAGGCAGGCAAGGATATTCTGGAACTCATTCAGGAAGGCAATTTTCAACAATTATCCAAGGTATATGAAAAAACTGTAGGCGATCTGGAGAAGGCCTATCATGAACAGTTTCATTCGGGCCATTACACCCGGGCGCTGGCCAATGTAATCACCACCCTGGGGCACCTCAAAACTACCCTCAAAGAAATCAGCCATGAAGCTGGCAGATACCTCGGCTTTCCATCGGAAACATCTATGGAAGCCCTCTATATGGATGTGTACACGATGAAAAAAGAAATTGCTGAGATAAAAGAAATCTGTTCCAAAAACCCAGTGATCCAAGCGGAGACTTCTCAAAATGGATAA
- a CDS encoding universal stress protein translates to MKHKYLIAIDGSDASVAAARYAAAVLPSDRCEIVLFLVEYDMPESFWDIDPEPQIHPQQESMNEWRHRQNRFFTSSMEKIRSLFIEAGFPLEKVQIKIQRRKTGVTRDIVSESMDGYNGLIAGRTGFSSLSRLPLGSVARKLVSRIHSIPLVLVGENPETRHILIGFDDSHGSRRSIRMASSLFAGTDKQIHLRHVARSINPISGNFYPYPASMDPAELLFTDQSRIHKNKMNPALDKAVQILKERGVHAKNIDTAIIEGYMSRSLGLLDTAEKEKWGTIFVGRRGISRVQDFFIGRVGEKLIEMAKQQAVWIIG, encoded by the coding sequence ATGAAACACAAGTACCTTATTGCCATTGACGGTTCCGATGCTTCTGTTGCTGCCGCCCGTTATGCAGCGGCAGTTCTTCCCAGTGACCGGTGCGAAATTGTTCTTTTTCTTGTGGAATACGACATGCCTGAATCCTTCTGGGATATTGATCCGGAACCTCAGATCCATCCCCAGCAGGAAAGCATGAATGAATGGAGACATAGGCAAAACAGATTTTTTACAAGCTCCATGGAAAAAATCCGTAGTCTCTTTATCGAAGCGGGCTTTCCCTTGGAAAAGGTACAAATCAAGATTCAGAGAAGAAAGACAGGTGTCACCCGTGACATTGTCTCCGAAAGCATGGATGGCTACAACGGACTGATAGCAGGCCGCACGGGGTTTTCCAGCCTTTCCCGCCTGCCCCTCGGCAGTGTGGCGAGAAAACTCGTTTCCCGAATCCATTCCATCCCGCTGGTTCTTGTGGGAGAAAACCCCGAAACCCGCCATATTCTTATCGGTTTTGACGATTCCCACGGTTCGAGACGCTCCATCCGTATGGCATCCAGTCTTTTTGCCGGAACAGATAAGCAAATCCATCTCCGCCACGTCGCACGCTCCATCAATCCCATTAGTGGCAATTTCTATCCCTACCCAGCCAGCATGGATCCTGCGGAGTTACTTTTTACTGACCAGAGCCGTATACACAAAAACAAAATGAACCCCGCACTGGACAAAGCAGTTCAGATACTGAAAGAACGGGGAGTCCATGCTAAAAATATCGATACCGCCATAATTGAAGGATATATGAGCCGCTCTCTTGGTCTTCTGGATACGGCCGAAAAAGAAAAGTGGGGAACTATTTTTGTTGGCCGCAGAGGGATTTCCAGGGTTCAGGACTTCTTTATCGGAAGAGTCGGCGAAAAACTGATTGAAATGGCGAAACAGCAGGCCGTTTGGATTATCGGCTGA